The Mercenaria mercenaria strain notata unplaced genomic scaffold, MADL_Memer_1 contig_1273, whole genome shotgun sequence genome includes a region encoding these proteins:
- the LOC128551566 gene encoding uncharacterized protein K02A2.6-like — translation MRKGKVPLFGREWLYALKLNWTEIWNLNLDRVAQFKNKYKDVFDRDLGKVKNFKAKLKLKPESTPKFVKARKVPFVMKPQIEEELDRLVKDGVLEKVDTSEWATPIVPVPKKEGIRICGDFKVTINPLFEVDQHPLPKIEDIFASLGKAPAIFQRLIEQAVGDSNNVEVILDDTIVTGQDDNEHLETLEKVQSRLSEYGLKMNVEKCAFMNDKVVFCAHDITKDGLHKTTEKINAIKDAPPIKNVRDLRSFLGQNLATVLHPLHQLLSNIAKWKSTKACQDVVAKVKEMITSDLVLINYDPDLPIILACGASSFGIGTVLSHKLPNSTERPIAFASRSLN, via the exons ATGAGAAAAGGAAAAGTCCCTTTGTTTGGAAGAGAATGGTTGTATGCCCTAAAGTTAAATTGGACAGAAATATGGAACTTAAACCTAGACAGAGTTGCACAATTTAAGAACAAATACAAGGATGTATTTGACAGAGACTTGGGTAAAGTGAAGAACTTTAAGGCTAAATTGAAGTTAAAGCCAGAAAGTACGCCAAAGTTTGTAAAGGCTAGAAAAGTGCCATTCGTTATGAAGCCGCAGATTGAAGAAGAGCTAGATCGTCTTGTAAAAGATGGAGTTCTGGAGAAAGTCGATACAAGTGAATGGGCAACCCCTATAGTACCTGTTCCTAAGAAGGAAGGCATTAGGATTTGCGGGGACTTTAAAGTGACCATTAATCCATTGTTTGAAGTAGACCAACATCCCTTGCCTAAAATTGAAGACATATTTGCGTCACTAGGGAAAg CCCCAGCAATCTTTCAGAGATTGATTGAACAGGCTGTAGGAGATAGTAATAACGTAGAAGTGATATTAGATGACACGATAGTCACAGGACAGGATGACAATGAACACTTAGAAACACTCGAAAAAGTTCAGAGTCGGTTGAGTGAATACGGGTTAAAAATGAATGTAGAGAAATGTGCGTTCATGAATGACAAAGTGGTGTTTTGTGCCCATGATATTACCAAAGATGGTCTCCACAAGACAACTGAGAAAATTAACGCGATAAAAGATGCACCGCCAATCAAAAATGTTAGAGATCTAAGATCGTTCCTAGGACAAAATTTGGCAACAGTGTTACATCCCCTGCATCAACTATTGAGCAATATTGCTAAATGGAAGTCGACCAAAGCGTGTCAAGATGTAGTTGCCAAAGTGAAAGAGATGATAACATCTGATCTTGTACTGATCAACTATGATCCTGATCTACCGATTATTCTCGCGTGCGGCGCAAGCTCTTTCGGAATCGGAACAGTTCTCAGCCACAAGCTACCTAATAGTACAGAGCGACCGATAGCTTTTGCATCGCGGAGTCTCAATTAA